The Elaeis guineensis isolate ETL-2024a chromosome 13, EG11, whole genome shotgun sequence genome includes a region encoding these proteins:
- the LOC105056159 gene encoding LOW QUALITY PROTEIN: protein RBL-like (The sequence of the model RefSeq protein was modified relative to this genomic sequence to represent the inferred CDS: inserted 2 bases in 2 codons) produces MNVPIIDPLXGDFPEVIEEYLQHGNMKCIAFNRRGTLLAAGCADGSCVIWDFETRGVAKELRDKDCIAPITSVCWSKYGHHILASATDKSLTLWNVVNGEKIARVTLQQTTLHARLHPGSCTPSVCLACPLSSAPILVDLNTGSSTVLPVSLSDAGNGTAAPHPRNKFSDGSPPFTPTAATFNKYGDLIYVGNSKGEILIVDSKNIRVHAIIPISGGSVVKDIVFSRNGXYLLTNSNDRVIRVYENILRWKGAAKELEAMSSLDHEFQGIEKLKVVGSKCLLLFREFQDAVTKIQWKAPCFSGDGEWVIGASASKGEHKLYIWDRAGYLVKILEGPKEALIDLAWHPVRPLVASVSVAGLVYIWAKDYTENWSAFAPDFKELEENEEYVEREDEFDLMPESEKVKELDINQDEEVDIVTVEKDSAFSDSEASQDELCFLPAIPLPDIPEQQDKCLGSSSKLEDSNHSGSPFSIEAEQNGQAMLPTSSPLEVMGNSTAEEAVGTPSLKRKRKPSAKGLELQAEKGRKPLTKIKPLAKPSKSKNKHGDGLDTNGFVLEDDDEYL; encoded by the exons ATGAATGTCCCAATTATTG ATCCGT CAGGGGATTTTCCGGAAGTAATAGAGGAGTATCTGCAGCATGGGAACATGAAATGTATCGCCTTCAATCGAAGAGGAACTCTTCTTGCTG ctgGCTGTGCTGATGGGAGTTGTGTTATATGGGATTTTGAGACTAGGGGGGTTGCTAAAGAGCTCCGGGACAAAGACTGTATTGCCCCTATAACAAGTGTTTGCTGGTCCAAGTATGGTCACCATATACTAGCTTCTGCTACCGACAAGTCATTAACACTTTGGAATGTTGTCAATGGGGAGAAGATTGCTCGTGTGACTCTTCAGCAAACTACTCTTCATGCACGTCTCCATCCAGGGTCTTGTACTCCATCAGTCTGCCTAGCTTGTCCCCTCTCTTCTGCACCTATTCTTGTTGATTTGAACACTGGTAGCTCCACCGTTCTGCCAGTTTCATTGTCAGATGCAGGAAATGGCACTGCTGCTCCACATCCACGCAATAAATTTTCTGATGGTTCTCCACCCTTCACTCCCACTGCAGCAACTTTTAACAAGTATGGGGATCTAATATATGTGGGGAATTCCAAAGGCGAGATACTCATTGTAGATTCAAAGAACATCAGAGTACATGCAATAATTCCTATTTCTGGGGGTTCCGTGGTCAAGGATATTGTTTTTAGTAGGAATG AGTATCTGCTCACAAATTCAAATGACCGAGTCATCAGAGTCTATGAAAACATTCTTCGTTGGAAAGGTGCAGCAAAGGAACTTGAAGCAATGAGCAGCCTTGATCATGAATTCCAAGGGATTGAGAAGTTGAAAGTAGTTGGCTCTAAGTGCCTGCTTCTATTTCGGGAGTTTCAGGATGCGGTGACGAAGATACAATGGAAAGCACCATGTTTTAGTGGTGATGGTGAGTGGGTTATTGGTGCTTCTGCTAGCAAAGGAGAGCATAAATTATACATATGGGACAGGGCTGGGTATCTCGTTAAAATCCTAGAAGGACCTAAAGAAGCTCTTATAGATCTTGCCTGGCACCCTGTTCGGCCTTTGGTCGCCTCTGTTTCTGTTGCTGGCTTGGTGTATATTTGGGCCAAAGACTACACAGAAAATTGGAGTGCATTTGCTCCTGACTTCAAAGAACTCGAGGAGAATGAAGAATATGTGGAAAGAGAAGATGAATTTGATTTGATGCCTGAGTCAGAGAAG GTGAAAGAATTGGACATTAATCAAGATGAGGAAGTTGATATTGTGACCGTAGAGAAAGATTCAGCTTTTAGTGATTCTGAAGCATCACAGGATGAGCTGTGTTTCTTGCCTGCAATCCCTTTACCGGACATTCCCGAACAACAAGACAAATGCCTCGGAAGCTCATCGAAGTTGGAGGATAGCAATCATTCTGGTTCCCCATTTTCAATTGAAGCAGAACAGAATGGTCAGGCTATGCTTCCCACTTCAAGTCCATTAGAAG TGATGGGTAATTCGACTGCAGAAGAGGCGGTGGGAACCCCGAGCTTAAAGAGGAAGAGGAAGCCATCGGCCAAGGGATTGGAGTTGCAGGCAGAGAAGGGCCGGAAACCGTTAACCAAAATCAAGCCCTTGGCCAAGCCGTCGAAATCCAAAAACAAACATGGGGATGGGCTTGACACGAATGGCTTTGTACTCGAGGATGATGATGAGTATCTATAG
- the LOC105056158 gene encoding metal transporter Nramp2: MASAPKEEETRLLASRPPLDSDESDEERAYDSDEKIAISISDEDEYAAAEAAGSVPPFSWRKLWRFTGPGFLMCIAFLDPGNLEGDLQSGAIAGYSLLWLLLWATVMGLLIQLLSARLGVATGRHLAELCREEYPTWARVALWLMAELALIGADIQEVIGSAIAIKILSGGFIPLWGGVIITALDCFIFLFLENYGVRKLEAFFGVLVATMAVSFAIMFGETKPSGKELLIGVIVPKLSSKTIRQAVGVVGCIIMPHNVFLHSALVQSRKIDTSKKSRVQEAMNYYSIESAIALAVSFFINICVTTVFAKGFYGTQVASTIGLENAGQFLQEKYGAMLFPILYIWGVGLLASGQSSTITGTYAGQFIMGGFLNLRLKKWVRSLITRSFAIVPTIIVALFFDTEDATMDILNESLNVLQSVQIPFALIPLLTLVSKEQVMGAFRIGPITKVVTWIVVAFLIIINGYLLLDFFTAEIRGALLESFVGAALVVYVAFVIYLILRGSALFSRLALAARKNFSSSSN; this comes from the exons ATGGCTTCCGCGCCGAAGGAAGAGGAAACGAGGCTCCTTGCCTCTCGCCCGCCGTTGGATTCCGACGAATCCGACGAGGAGAGAGCCTACGACTCCGACGAGAAGATCGCGATCTCGATCTCCGACGAGGACGAGTACGCCGCGGCGGAGGCGGCCGGTTCCGTACCCCCCTTCTCATGGCGGAAGCTCTGGCGCTTCACCGGCCCCGGCTTCCTTATGTGCATTGCGTTCCTGGATCCCGGGAACCTGGAGGGCGACCTCCAGTCCGGGGCGATCGCGGGGTACTCCCTGCTGTGGTTGCTTCTCTGGGCGACGGTGATGGGGTTACTGATCCAGCTGCTATCGGCCCGGCTGGGGGTGGCGACAGGGCGGCACCTGGCGGAGCTGTGCCGAGAGGAGTACCCGACGTGGGCGCGGGTGGCGCTCTGGTTAATGGCTGAGCTCGCCCTCATCGGAGCCGACATCCAGGAGGTCATTGGGAGCGCAATCGCCATCAAGATACTCAGCGGCGGGTTTATCCCTCTCTGGGGTGGGGTTATTATCACCGCTCTGGACTG TTTCATATTTCTGTTCCTTGAGAACTATGGTGTGAGAAAATTAGAAGCTTTCTTTGGGGTTCTTGTTGCAACAATGGCTGTTTCCTTTGCTATAATGTTCGGTGAAACCAAGCCCAGTGGAAAAGAGCTTCTCATTG GTGTTATAGTCCCAAAATTAAGTTCGAAAACCATAAGGCAGGCTGTGGGTGTTGTAGGTTGTATCATCATGCCCCACAATGTGTTCTTGCATTCTGCTCTGGTGCAGTCAAGAAAGATTGATACCAGCAAGAAGTCTCGTGTTCAAGAAGCAATGAATTATTATAGCATAGAATCAGCAATTGCTCTTGCTGTTTCCTTTTTTATCAATATCTGTGTTACTACTGTTTTTGCAAAAGGATTTTATGGTACTCAAGTAGCCAGTACCATAGGCCTTGAGAATGCTGGGCAGTTTTTGCAAGAGAAATATGGGGCCATGTTGTTTCCTATTCTTTATATCTGGGGAGTTGGTCTATTAGCTTCTGGGCAGAGTAGCACAATCACTGGCACTTATGCTGGACAATTTATCATGGGAGGCTTTCTCAATCTTCGTTTGAAGAAATGGGTTCGGTCATTGATTACTAGAAGCTTTGCAATTGTGCCAACCATCATAGTTGCTTTATTTTTTGATACCGAGGATGCTACTATGGATATTCTGAATGAGTCACTCAATGTGCTTCAATCCGTTCAAATACCATTTGCACTCATTCCACTCCTTACTTTGGTCTCAAAGGAACAAGTTATGGGAGCTTTCAGGATTGGTCCTATTACCAAA GTTGTAACCTGGATTGTCGTGGCGTTTCTGATAATAATCAATGGTTACCTTTTGCTGGATTTCTTCACTGCTGAAATTCGTGGCGCGTTGCTTGAGTCTTTTGTTGGAGCTGCCTTGGTGGTATATGTGGCATTTGTCATTTATCTCATCTTGCGCGGTAGTGCTTTGTTTTCTCGGCTTGCCTTGGCTGCCCGGAAGAATTTCTCAAGCTCCAGCAACTGA